In one window of Polaromonas naphthalenivorans CJ2 DNA:
- a CDS encoding Bug family tripartite tricarboxylate transporter substrate binding protein, with the protein MSINRRDLIGASLALGIGAAGAQPQNWPSKPIRLVVPYPPGGSSDIIARSIAQPLSEALKQSVIVENKAGANGNLGADYVAKSAPDGYTLLLCDTGALAISPSVYTKLPFDPAKDLRGVTMLAYSPHLLVVHPSVPASNLKELVALSKKTELNFAVTAMGSAPHLAGVAVERASGAKWQYIPYKGGSQAITDTIAGQTQVLMNGMLATLPFVQSGKLKILGVSKGSRMPLIGNVPTLAEQGLSGFESGTWQGLLVANGTPAAIINRLNAELIKIIRNPDIRAKLAGQGAEVVTMTSVQQDEFFNREKTRWAKVVSEANIKLD; encoded by the coding sequence ATGTCCATCAATCGACGTGATCTTATCGGCGCTTCATTGGCCCTCGGCATCGGCGCGGCCGGCGCGCAGCCGCAAAACTGGCCCTCCAAGCCGATCCGGCTGGTGGTGCCTTACCCGCCGGGCGGCTCCTCGGACATCATTGCGCGCTCCATTGCCCAGCCCCTGTCGGAGGCGCTCAAGCAGTCGGTCATCGTTGAAAACAAGGCCGGCGCCAACGGCAACCTGGGCGCCGATTACGTCGCCAAGTCGGCCCCCGACGGCTACACGCTGCTGCTGTGCGACACCGGCGCGCTGGCCATCAGCCCGTCGGTGTATACCAAGCTGCCGTTCGATCCAGCCAAGGACCTGCGCGGCGTGACCATGCTGGCCTATTCGCCGCATCTGCTGGTCGTGCATCCTTCGGTGCCGGCCAGCAACCTCAAGGAACTGGTGGCGCTGTCGAAAAAAACCGAGCTGAACTTTGCCGTCACGGCCATGGGCAGCGCGCCGCACCTGGCCGGCGTGGCGGTCGAGCGCGCCAGCGGTGCCAAATGGCAGTACATCCCGTACAAGGGCGGCTCGCAGGCAATTACCGACACCATTGCCGGCCAGACGCAGGTCTTGATGAACGGCATGCTCGCCACGCTGCCTTTTGTGCAGAGCGGCAAGCTCAAGATATTGGGCGTCTCCAAAGGCAGCCGCATGCCGCTGATCGGCAACGTGCCCACGCTGGCCGAGCAAGGCCTGAGCGGCTTCGAATCAGGCACCTGGCAGGGCTTGCTGGTGGCCAACGGCACGCCGGCCGCCATCATCAACCGGCTCAATGCCGAACTGATCAAGATCATCCGCAACCCCGACATCCGCGCCAAGCTGGCCGGGCAGGGCGCCGAGGTGGTGACCATGACGTCGGTGCAGCAGGACGAGTTCTTCAACCGCGAAAAAACCCGCTGGGCCAAAGTCGTTTCCGAGGCGAACATCAAGCTGGATTGA
- a CDS encoding TRAP transporter substrate-binding protein, producing MRTSIKGLFCLSIVLAAGMGLAQTRLRAWNIHPDGYPVTEAMKSFAAEVAKTTQGKYQIEIFSNAALGDQPKAVQMLKAGEIDIAEFSAGPLSDAVPGIKVLNLPFLFTDSAHMFRHLDGKLGQRFAASLKAAGFVVLGWYDGGARSFYCASRTVTNVRELAGANIRVQQSEIYTEMVKLLNARPVALPYKDVLDGLQQGKIDCAENNMPSYESTGHYKVAKNVFVTNHVISPEALVVSTQLWSKLGQEEQAAFSAAGARSALLMRELWSKRVALALEVTAGQGVQFVKVKDTSSMIRRMSPLYDRYMKDPTTRQELLSIIAQ from the coding sequence ATGCGTACAAGCATCAAGGGGCTTTTTTGCCTGTCAATCGTCCTGGCTGCCGGCATGGGCCTGGCCCAGACCCGGCTGCGCGCCTGGAATATTCATCCCGATGGCTATCCGGTCACCGAGGCCATGAAAAGCTTTGCCGCAGAGGTGGCAAAAACCACCCAGGGCAAGTACCAGATCGAGATTTTCTCCAACGCCGCGCTGGGCGACCAGCCCAAGGCGGTGCAGATGCTCAAGGCCGGGGAAATCGACATTGCCGAATTCAGCGCAGGCCCTCTGTCCGATGCGGTGCCCGGCATCAAGGTGCTGAACCTGCCGTTTCTGTTCACCGATTCGGCGCACATGTTCCGGCACCTGGACGGCAAGCTGGGCCAGCGTTTTGCCGCCAGCCTGAAGGCGGCCGGCTTCGTGGTGCTGGGCTGGTATGACGGCGGCGCCCGTTCCTTTTATTGCGCCAGCCGGACGGTGACGAACGTCAGGGAATTGGCGGGCGCCAACATCCGGGTGCAGCAGTCCGAGATTTACACCGAAATGGTCAAGCTGCTCAATGCCCGGCCCGTGGCCTTGCCCTACAAGGATGTGCTCGATGGCCTGCAGCAGGGCAAGATCGATTGCGCGGAAAACAACATGCCTTCGTACGAGTCCACCGGCCATTACAAGGTCGCCAAGAATGTCTTCGTCACCAACCATGTGATTTCGCCCGAAGCGCTGGTGGTGTCCACCCAGCTCTGGAGCAAGCTCGGCCAGGAAGAGCAGGCCGCTTTTTCAGCAGCGGGCGCCCGGTCGGCCTTGCTGATGCGCGAGTTATGGAGCAAGCGGGTGGCCCTGGCGCTTGAAGTCACTGCGGGGCAGGGCGTGCAGTTCGTCAAGGTCAAGGACACGTCGTCGATGATCCGGCGGATGTCGCCGCTGTACGACCGCTACATGAAAGACCCGACCACCCGGCAGGAGTTGCTGAGCATCATTGCGCAATGA
- a CDS encoding DUF3606 domain-containing protein — MSDPLTHFKPLDPGRINPIDPVELEYWCRELHCTEAELEQAVAQVGEHITSVRDYLASRH, encoded by the coding sequence ATGTCCGATCCACTGACGCACTTCAAACCGCTGGACCCTGGGCGCATCAACCCCATCGACCCGGTCGAGCTGGAATACTGGTGCAGGGAACTGCACTGCACCGAGGCTGAGCTGGAGCAAGCGGTGGCCCAGGTCGGCGAGCACATCACTTCGGTGCGCGACTACCTGGCGTCGCGCCACTGA
- the rpoD gene encoding RNA polymerase sigma factor RpoD has protein sequence MSLKKVPAVQPKSTQAQLLAAADALLKSAAPAKKKPGRPPKAPAAAGAPVAAAAAVKRAPRKTKESGLDGDEDLSDIEAEFAEEPAVVEATATTEKVKPLRMKISKAKERALMKEFGLDETVLSEEDILKRRVRLKTLIKLGKTRGYLTHGEISDHLPDKLVDAETLEVVINMLNDMGVAVYEQAPDAETLLLNNTGATVATEEEAEEEAEAALSTVDSEFGRTTDPVRMYMREMGTVELLTREGEIEIAKRIEGGLMKMMEAISESPATIAEIMRLADDIREGKVVISTVVDGFSNPNEADDYVAEEDFDEFDEDDDDDGKGGSKALTKKLEELKKEALSRFEKVGEYAEKVKKLYEKEGYGGPTYLKTQKALSDELMTVRFTAKTIEKLCDLLRGQVLDVRKKERELRRIIVEKCGMPQEVFIKDFPPNLLNLKWVEKQVAAGKPWSNVMARNIPPIQELQTKLGELQARVVVPLLHLKDINKRMNEGESNSRDAKKEMIEANLRLVISIAKKYTNRGLQFLDLIQEGNIGLMKAVDKFEYRRGYKFSTYATWWIRQAITRSIADQARTIRIPVHMIETINKMNRLSRQHLQEFGFEPDASILAEKMEIPEEKIRKIMKIAKEPISMETPIGDDDDSHLGDFIEDGANTAPLEAAMQAGLRDVVKDILDSLTPREAKVLRMRFGIEMSTDHTLEEVGKQFDVTRERIRQIEAKALRKLKHPSRSDKLRSFIDTL, from the coding sequence ATGTCTTTGAAGAAAGTCCCTGCCGTGCAGCCCAAGTCCACCCAAGCCCAACTTCTCGCCGCTGCAGACGCCCTGCTGAAAAGCGCCGCGCCTGCCAAAAAGAAACCCGGCCGCCCGCCCAAGGCTCCGGCCGCAGCAGGTGCGCCCGTAGCCGCCGCTGCCGCCGTCAAGCGCGCGCCCCGCAAAACCAAGGAATCGGGCCTGGACGGTGATGAAGACCTGTCCGACATCGAAGCCGAGTTCGCCGAAGAGCCGGCAGTGGTCGAAGCCACGGCCACCACCGAAAAGGTCAAGCCGCTGCGCATGAAGATCAGCAAGGCCAAGGAACGCGCCTTGATGAAGGAGTTCGGCCTGGACGAAACGGTTTTGTCCGAAGAAGACATCCTCAAGCGCCGCGTGCGCCTGAAAACCCTCATCAAGCTCGGCAAGACGCGCGGCTACCTCACGCACGGCGAAATCTCCGACCACCTGCCCGACAAGCTGGTCGATGCCGAGACGCTGGAAGTCGTCATCAACATGCTCAACGACATGGGCGTGGCCGTCTATGAGCAGGCGCCCGACGCCGAAACCCTGCTGCTGAACAACACCGGCGCCACCGTGGCGACCGAGGAAGAAGCCGAGGAAGAAGCCGAAGCCGCGCTGTCCACCGTCGATAGCGAGTTCGGCCGTACCACCGACCCGGTGCGCATGTACATGCGTGAAATGGGAACGGTCGAGTTGCTGACGCGCGAGGGCGAGATCGAAATCGCCAAGCGCATCGAAGGCGGCCTGATGAAGATGATGGAAGCGATTTCCGAAAGCCCGGCGACGATTGCCGAAATCATGCGGCTGGCCGATGACATCCGCGAAGGCAAGGTCGTCATCTCCACCGTGGTCGATGGATTCTCGAACCCCAACGAGGCCGACGACTATGTGGCCGAGGAAGACTTCGACGAGTTCGACGAAGACGACGATGACGACGGCAAGGGCGGCTCCAAGGCACTGACCAAGAAGCTCGAAGAGCTGAAGAAAGAAGCGCTCAGCCGTTTCGAGAAGGTTGGCGAATATGCCGAAAAAGTCAAAAAACTCTACGAAAAAGAAGGCTACGGCGGCCCGACGTACCTGAAGACGCAAAAAGCCCTCAGCGACGAGCTGATGACGGTGCGTTTTACCGCCAAGACGATTGAAAAGCTGTGCGACCTGCTGCGCGGCCAGGTGCTGGACGTGCGCAAGAAGGAACGCGAGCTGCGCCGCATCATCGTCGAGAAGTGCGGCATGCCGCAGGAAGTCTTCATCAAGGATTTCCCGCCCAACCTGCTGAACCTGAAATGGGTTGAAAAACAGGTCGCCGCCGGCAAGCCGTGGTCCAACGTCATGGCGCGCAACATTCCGCCAATCCAGGAACTGCAGACCAAGCTCGGCGAGTTGCAGGCGCGCGTCGTGGTGCCTCTGCTGCACCTCAAGGACATCAACAAGCGCATGAACGAAGGCGAATCGAACTCGCGCGACGCCAAGAAGGAAATGATCGAGGCCAATCTGCGCCTGGTGATTTCGATTGCGAAAAAGTACACGAATCGCGGCCTGCAGTTCCTCGACCTGATCCAGGAAGGCAACATCGGCCTGATGAAGGCGGTGGACAAGTTCGAATACCGGCGCGGCTACAAGTTCTCGACCTACGCGACCTGGTGGATTCGCCAGGCCATCACGCGCTCGATTGCCGATCAGGCGCGGACCATCCGCATCCCGGTGCACATGATCGAGACCATCAACAAGATGAACCGCCTGAGCCGCCAGCATCTGCAGGAGTTCGGCTTCGAGCCCGACGCCAGCATCCTGGCCGAGAAGATGGAGATTCCTGAAGAGAAGATCCGCAAGATCATGAAGATCGCCAAGGAGCCGATCTCGATGGAAACGCCGATTGGCGACGACGACGATTCGCACCTGGGCGACTTCATCGAGGACGGCGCCAACACCGCGCCGCTCGAAGCGGCGATGCAGGCCGGCCTGCGCGATGTGGTGAAAGACATCCTCGACAGCCTGACGCCGCGCGAAGCCAAGGTGCTGCGCATGCGCTTCGGCATCGAGATGTCCACCGACCACACGCTGGAAGAAGTCGGCAAGCAGTTCGACGTGACGCGCGAGCGCATCCGCCAGATCGAAGCCAAGGCGCTGCGCAAGCTCAAGCACCCATCGCGTTCGGATAAATTGCGCAGCTTTATCGACACGCTCTAA
- the dnaG gene encoding DNA primase, giving the protein MAIPQSFIQELLARTDVVDIVGRYVQLKKGGANFMGLCPFHGEKSPSFSVSPSKQFYHCFGCGKNGNAISFLMDHAGMTFIEAVKDLAQQYGLQVPEDDVSPQDRAKAAQAREQQATLTSVLEKAGRAYIRSLRTSERAIQYFKRRGVSGEIAKTFGLGYAPEGWRSLASVFPDYNNPLLVESGLVITGEPGEDNAAGEAKRYDRFRDRVMFPIRNVKGECIGFGGRVLGDEKPKYLNSPETPVFSKGRELYGLFEARTALREHGYALVTEGYMDVVALAQLGFANAVATLGTACTAEHVQKLFRFTESVVFSFDGDSAGRRAARKALDAALPFASDVRTVKFLFLPAEHDPDSFIREHGQEGFAACVAKAVPLSRFLIEAAAEGCDLDTAEGRAHMASNARPLWSALPEGALKPQLLAEIAEQVMIDSRELLQLWQPASGGRKPYYKKNSGPPPQPQNFRPEHPAPELDHGMPEFGDYPPMGLHDEPDYASSEPYFSQPPAYSPSPAAPSGKPGKFGRKPFPSGSAPRRMTGRILPASREDRVLRLLLTEPQSWDRLSTEEHHLLLALPAPHGPLFAWLESQLHEHGPQSWAVLREGLRGHAHEHHAVAQFAEVLEGVDYDWDETRRILMQLQQLKRDSEIAELAARAPSEPAVLERLRELLAQSRAEKTPQKPA; this is encoded by the coding sequence ATGGCCATACCCCAATCATTCATCCAGGAACTGCTGGCGCGCACCGACGTGGTCGATATCGTCGGGCGCTACGTGCAGCTCAAAAAAGGCGGCGCCAATTTCATGGGCCTGTGCCCGTTTCACGGCGAAAAATCGCCGTCCTTCAGCGTCAGCCCGTCCAAGCAGTTCTACCACTGCTTTGGCTGCGGCAAAAACGGCAATGCCATCAGCTTTCTGATGGACCACGCCGGCATGACGTTCATCGAGGCGGTGAAAGACCTGGCCCAGCAGTACGGCCTGCAGGTTCCCGAAGACGACGTTTCGCCCCAGGACCGCGCCAAAGCGGCGCAGGCGCGCGAGCAGCAGGCGACGCTGACGAGCGTGCTTGAAAAAGCCGGCCGGGCCTACATCAGGAGCCTGCGCACGTCGGAGCGCGCGATCCAGTACTTCAAGCGGCGCGGTGTTTCGGGTGAAATCGCCAAGACCTTCGGGCTGGGTTACGCCCCCGAAGGCTGGCGCAGCCTGGCCAGCGTGTTTCCCGACTACAACAACCCCTTGCTGGTCGAAAGCGGCCTGGTCATTACCGGCGAGCCCGGCGAAGACAACGCCGCTGGCGAGGCCAAGCGCTACGACCGTTTCCGCGACCGGGTGATGTTTCCGATTCGCAACGTCAAGGGCGAATGCATCGGTTTTGGCGGCCGGGTGCTGGGCGACGAAAAGCCCAAGTACCTCAATTCGCCAGAAACCCCGGTGTTCAGCAAGGGCCGCGAGTTGTACGGCCTGTTTGAAGCCCGGACCGCCCTGCGCGAGCATGGCTATGCGCTGGTCACCGAAGGCTACATGGACGTGGTGGCGCTGGCGCAGCTGGGCTTTGCCAATGCCGTCGCCACGCTGGGCACGGCCTGCACGGCCGAGCATGTGCAAAAGCTGTTTCGCTTCACCGAGTCGGTGGTGTTCAGCTTTGACGGCGACAGCGCCGGCCGGCGCGCGGCGCGCAAGGCGCTGGACGCCGCCCTGCCCTTTGCCAGCGACGTGCGCACCGTCAAATTTTTGTTTCTGCCGGCCGAGCACGACCCGGACAGCTTCATCCGCGAGCATGGCCAGGAAGGCTTTGCCGCCTGTGTCGCCAAGGCCGTGCCGCTGAGCCGGTTTTTAATCGAAGCGGCCGCGGAAGGCTGCGACCTGGACACCGCCGAGGGCCGCGCCCACATGGCCAGCAATGCCAGGCCGCTGTGGAGCGCACTGCCCGAAGGCGCGCTCAAGCCGCAGCTGCTGGCCGAAATCGCCGAGCAGGTGATGATTGACAGCCGGGAGCTGCTGCAGCTCTGGCAACCCGCCTCGGGCGGGCGCAAACCGTATTACAAAAAGAATAGCGGCCCGCCCCCGCAGCCCCAGAACTTCCGGCCCGAACACCCTGCGCCCGAGCTGGACCACGGCATGCCCGAGTTCGGGGACTATCCGCCCATGGGCCTGCACGACGAGCCCGATTACGCATCGTCGGAGCCTTACTTTTCGCAGCCGCCCGCCTATTCACCGTCGCCGGCCGCCCCATCGGGCAAACCGGGAAAATTCGGCCGCAAGCCCTTCCCGTCCGGCAGCGCACCGCGCCGGATGACCGGCCGCATCCTGCCGGCCAGCCGTGAAGACCGGGTGCTCAGGCTGCTGCTGACCGAGCCGCAAAGCTGGGACCGGCTCAGCACCGAGGAACATCATTTGCTGCTCGCCCTGCCGGCGCCGCACGGGCCGCTGTTTGCGTGGCTGGAAAGCCAGTTGCACGAGCATGGCCCGCAGTCCTGGGCGGTCCTGCGCGAAGGCCTGCGCGGCCATGCCCATGAACACCATGCCGTGGCCCAGTTTGCAGAAGTGCTTGAAGGCGTGGATTACGACTGGGACGAAACGCGCAGGATACTGATGCAGCTCCAGCAACTCAAGCGCGACAGTGAAATTGCAGAACTTGCCGCCCGCGCGCCCAGCGAGCCCGCTGTTCTGGAGCGTTTGCGCGAACTTCTGGCGCAATCCCGGGCCGAGAAAACACCTCAAAAACCCGCATGA
- a CDS encoding YihY/virulence factor BrkB family protein, translating into MTLEPQAAYVLSHPGAFALQIIKGFRANQGLLLAGAVAYYALLSIVPLLILIAIALSHVVDQDALLASLGRYIGWLAPGESNVIVKELTNFLAHREVMGWVLLVTMLFFSSLAFTVLENAMSVIFLHRVAIRRRHFLVSAVLPYCYIFCLGLGFLLVTLVAASFQALGDKSIEFLGWSWSLSGFSGVLLYLLGLTGEIFVLTSVYLVMPVGQLSLRRALIGGVTAALLWEVTRHVLVWYFATLSQVGVVYGSLTTAIVVLLSLEIAATLLLLGAQVISEYERIGTAGPNTPAQPLQT; encoded by the coding sequence ATGACCCTTGAACCGCAGGCCGCTTATGTGCTCAGCCACCCCGGCGCTTTCGCGCTGCAGATCATCAAGGGCTTTCGCGCCAACCAGGGCCTGCTGCTGGCCGGCGCGGTGGCCTACTACGCCTTGCTGTCGATTGTTCCGCTGCTCATATTGATTGCGATTGCGCTGTCGCATGTGGTTGACCAGGACGCGCTGCTGGCATCGCTGGGCCGCTACATCGGCTGGCTGGCGCCGGGGGAATCCAATGTCATTGTCAAGGAGCTGACCAATTTCCTCGCGCACCGCGAAGTCATGGGCTGGGTCTTGCTGGTCACGATGCTGTTTTTCAGCTCGCTGGCGTTCACCGTGCTGGAAAACGCCATGTCGGTGATTTTTTTGCACCGCGTGGCCATCCGGCGGCGCCACTTTTTGGTTTCGGCCGTGCTGCCTTACTGTTACATCTTTTGCCTGGGGCTGGGTTTTCTGCTGGTGACGCTGGTGGCCGCAAGCTTTCAGGCGCTGGGCGACAAGAGCATCGAATTCCTGGGCTGGAGCTGGTCGCTCAGCGGGTTTTCGGGCGTCCTGCTGTACCTGCTGGGCCTGACGGGCGAGATTTTTGTGCTGACGTCGGTCTATCTGGTGATGCCGGTCGGCCAGTTGTCGCTGCGCCGCGCGCTGATCGGCGGCGTGACGGCGGCGCTGCTCTGGGAAGTGACGCGCCATGTGCTGGTCTGGTACTTTGCCACGCTGTCACAGGTCGGCGTGGTGTATGGCTCGCTGACCACGGCCATCGTCGTGCTGCTGAGCCTGGAAATCGCAGCCACGCTGCTGCTGCTGGGCGCGCAGGTGATCTCGGAATACGAGCGCATCGGCACCGCCGGACCGAATACGCCGGCCCAGCCCCTGCAAACCTGA